The following are encoded together in the Deltaproteobacteria bacterium genome:
- a CDS encoding molecular chaperone TorD family protein, with amino-acid sequence MASPHDTTTGLAWGGEGNLRSLSYHLIGGLLRECPTAELLDGMRTEGVLERLAAKATGAPALSAALGRLGQSLRETEHTDAIRTDYGLLFLGLGRKALAPPWESLYRAEDREVWGEPAREVLRCYAEAGVGYDGMKQIPPDHVGLELTFLATLADREPAGSEAQRHFVDRHLAQWIPAFVDKVKGGAKTGFMRALAEALHALIALDQRFLAGGQQREAGVADPAGRG; translated from the coding sequence ACGACCACCGGCCTCGCCTGGGGGGGCGAAGGCAATCTGCGCTCCCTGAGCTACCACCTCATCGGCGGCTTGCTCAGGGAGTGCCCGACCGCCGAACTCCTCGACGGCATGCGCACGGAGGGGGTGCTCGAACGCCTGGCGGCCAAGGCCACTGGAGCACCCGCCTTGAGCGCCGCGCTCGGTCGGCTGGGACAGAGCCTGCGCGAGACCGAGCACACCGACGCGATCCGCACCGACTACGGGCTGCTCTTCCTCGGCCTCGGGCGCAAGGCCCTGGCTCCCCCTTGGGAGAGCCTCTATCGCGCCGAGGACCGCGAGGTGTGGGGCGAGCCGGCGCGTGAGGTGCTGCGCTGCTACGCCGAGGCGGGCGTGGGCTACGACGGGATGAAGCAGATCCCTCCGGACCACGTGGGGCTCGAGCTGACCTTCCTCGCCACGCTGGCGGACCGGGAACCGGCGGGGAGCGAGGCGCAGCGGCACTTCGTGGACCGACACCTCGCGCAGTGGATCCCGGCCTTCGTCGACAAGGTCAAGGGGGGGGCCAAGACCGGCTTCATGCGCGCCCTCGCCGAGGCCCTGCACGCTCTCATCGCGCTCGACCAGCGGTTTCTGGCAGGCGGACAGCAGAGGGAGGCCGGCGTTGCGGATCCTGCTGGTCGAGGATGA
- a CDS encoding sigma-54-dependent Fis family transcriptional regulator, whose translation MRILLVEDDRPVRVTVRDALEEAGHTVLAVADGQQALAAIDAESVDLLLTDVRLPHVDGLTLFARFREVQPDAAALVMTAYGRVEDAVEVMRRGAHDYITKPFDIDALLLRVERIAAERRLRAPSPEGGPSRAVEMVGDSPAIRRVLERVDAAAEADVNVLVMGETGTGKELCARALHERSPRTGHPFVHVNCAAIPGDLFEAEMFGHEAGAFTGALRRREGRLLAAHRGTLFLDEVGELRLDHQAKLLRAIELKCFEPVGSSRSVDVDVRFVGATNRDLRVDVERNVFRQDLFFRLNVIEIVVPPLRDRRGDIPLLVSSFLHRAVDRRGVPLPHLTPAAVAALLGYDYPGNVRELLHALEHGLALSRGAAIDVAHLPAPFRGSMPGLLALEGFPNLPAAVRHFERLYIERVLEHVDGRRAEAARILGISRKNLWEKLKP comes from the coding sequence TTGCGGATCCTGCTGGTCGAGGATGACCGTCCCGTCCGCGTAACGGTCCGGGACGCGCTCGAGGAGGCGGGCCACACCGTCCTCGCCGTCGCCGACGGGCAGCAGGCTCTCGCCGCCATCGACGCCGAGAGCGTCGACCTCCTCCTGACGGACGTTCGCCTGCCGCACGTGGACGGACTAACCCTCTTCGCTCGCTTTCGGGAGGTCCAGCCCGACGCGGCCGCGCTCGTCATGACCGCCTACGGCCGGGTCGAGGACGCCGTCGAGGTGATGCGCAGGGGCGCCCACGACTACATCACCAAGCCCTTCGACATCGACGCGCTGCTCTTGCGCGTCGAGCGCATCGCCGCCGAACGGAGGCTCCGCGCTCCGAGCCCCGAGGGAGGACCTAGCCGGGCCGTCGAGATGGTGGGCGACTCGCCGGCCATCCGACGCGTGCTGGAGCGGGTCGACGCCGCCGCCGAGGCGGACGTGAACGTGCTGGTGATGGGCGAGACGGGCACCGGCAAGGAGCTCTGCGCCCGCGCACTGCACGAACGGAGCCCGCGCACCGGTCACCCCTTCGTGCACGTCAACTGCGCGGCGATCCCGGGAGACCTGTTCGAGGCGGAGATGTTCGGGCACGAGGCGGGGGCCTTCACGGGAGCGCTCCGGCGGCGCGAGGGACGGCTCCTCGCCGCGCACCGCGGCACGCTCTTTCTCGACGAGGTGGGAGAGCTGCGGCTCGACCACCAGGCCAAGCTCCTGCGCGCGATCGAGCTCAAGTGCTTCGAGCCGGTCGGCAGCAGCCGTTCCGTGGACGTGGACGTGCGCTTCGTCGGCGCCACGAATCGCGACCTCCGCGTGGACGTGGAGCGGAACGTCTTCCGTCAGGACCTCTTCTTTCGCCTGAACGTGATCGAGATCGTGGTGCCACCGCTGCGCGACCGTCGGGGCGACATCCCGCTGCTCGTGAGCAGTTTCCTGCACCGCGCGGTCGACCGCCGGGGCGTACCGCTCCCGCACCTGACGCCGGCCGCCGTGGCGGCGCTGCTCGGCTACGACTATCCAGGCAACGTGCGCGAGCTGCTTCACGCGCTGGAGCACGGGCTGGCTCTCTCGCGCGGTGCCGCGATCGACGTAGCGCACCTGCCGGCACCCTTTCGCGGCAGCATGCCCGGCCTACTGGCCCTGGAGGGCTTTCCGAACCTCCCCGCGGCCGTGCGCCATTTCGAGCGGCTCTACATCGAGCGCGTCCTCGAGCACGTCGATGGTCGTCGCGCGGAGGCGGCGCGCATCCTCGGCATCTCCCGCAAGAACCTCTGGGAGAAGCTCAAGCCCTGA
- a CDS encoding HAMP domain-containing histidine kinase, with translation MKDHGPAVAPWRRLWIKLAVFGVLGVILTYLLQWSTVRHLVRTIEDELSERARSTTYLVGRQAADALLWGDRVTLQELVDTVAASAPVAYGVVHDGSQVLASSFRGGTPRALIRSRPDLRPLLLEVGERRFLDLAVTLRHSRHTQLRVGIDLSAHDERQRQLWLRLTGVASGLIGVGLLAALLVGRSVARPVRELVTALQTIEPAEAPVALPVRRRDEIGLLTAQVNEMRRRLHEGFLRQEEARRREIHTEKLAALGSLVAGVAHEVNNPLAGLRNCHRLLASEKISLEKRREYLELMGESLDRLQETSRRMLDFARIREPRRSREFLTHLVALAADLVRPTLVGQRITLHAEVDQATGLAVDGDPTQLAQALLNLLLNAAYVTETGGALWIRAYASGARAAIAVVDRGPGIPPELRAAVENPFFTTKPEGQGTGLGLSVTRTIVDAHGGDLTFDFPPEGGTVATIWLPLARNEAPPETLRA, from the coding sequence ATGAAGGACCATGGCCCGGCCGTGGCGCCCTGGCGCCGCCTGTGGATCAAGCTGGCCGTCTTCGGCGTGCTGGGGGTCATCCTGACCTACCTGCTGCAGTGGTCCACCGTCCGTCACCTGGTCCGGACCATCGAGGACGAGCTCTCCGAGCGCGCGCGTTCTACGACCTACCTCGTGGGGCGTCAGGCGGCCGACGCGCTGCTCTGGGGCGACCGCGTGACCCTGCAGGAGCTCGTGGACACGGTCGCGGCCTCGGCGCCGGTGGCCTACGGCGTGGTGCACGACGGGTCCCAGGTCCTGGCCTCCTCCTTCCGTGGCGGCACGCCGAGGGCGCTCATCAGGTCCCGACCGGACCTCCGGCCGCTCCTCCTCGAGGTGGGCGAGAGACGCTTCCTCGACCTGGCCGTCACCCTGCGCCACTCGCGCCACACCCAGCTTCGCGTGGGGATCGACCTGTCGGCGCACGACGAGCGGCAGCGTCAGCTCTGGCTTCGGCTCACGGGCGTCGCCTCGGGGCTGATCGGGGTGGGCCTGCTGGCGGCGCTGCTCGTGGGGCGGTCCGTGGCGCGGCCGGTCCGCGAGCTCGTCACGGCGCTGCAAACGATCGAGCCCGCCGAGGCACCCGTCGCGCTCCCCGTGCGCCGACGGGACGAGATCGGCCTGCTCACCGCGCAGGTCAACGAGATGCGACGGCGACTCCACGAGGGCTTTCTCCGCCAGGAGGAAGCGCGGCGCCGCGAGATCCACACCGAGAAGCTGGCGGCGCTCGGCTCGCTCGTGGCCGGCGTGGCCCACGAGGTGAATAACCCGCTGGCCGGGCTCCGCAACTGCCATCGGCTTCTCGCGAGCGAGAAGATCTCCCTCGAGAAGCGGAGGGAGTACCTCGAGCTGATGGGCGAGAGCCTCGATCGCCTGCAGGAGACGAGCCGCCGCATGCTGGACTTCGCGCGGATCCGGGAGCCCCGACGCTCTCGCGAGTTCCTGACACACCTCGTGGCGCTCGCGGCCGACCTCGTGCGCCCGACGCTCGTCGGCCAGCGGATCACGCTGCACGCCGAGGTGGACCAGGCGACCGGACTGGCCGTGGACGGGGACCCGACGCAGCTCGCGCAGGCGCTCCTGAACCTCCTGCTGAACGCGGCGTACGTGACGGAGACGGGGGGCGCCCTCTGGATTCGCGCGTATGCGAGCGGGGCTCGGGCCGCCATCGCGGTCGTGGATCGGGGCCCGGGCATCCCGCCCGAGCTTCGCGCGGCCGTGGAGAACCCCTTTTTCACCACCAAGCCCGAAGGGCAGGGGACGGGGCTCGGGCTCTCGGTGACGCGGACCATCGTGGACGCCCACGGCGGGGACCTGACCTTCGACTTCCCGCCCGAGGGAGGGACCGTGGCGACGATCTGGTTGCCGCTCGCGAGGAACGAGGCCCCACCCGAGACGCTCAGGGCTTGA
- a CDS encoding PhnD/SsuA/transferrin family substrate-binding protein yields the protein MKVNPRLAVLLLLAVAQPSCTRRRGEVEVASFEERVPTAAVRAPRGLRVAVAAMVSPEETTGAYARVVREFGASVGRAAEIIHGRSYSEVNARLATGDLDLAFICTGGYLELLEEGRGSDILLAVPRVAGRTTYRSVVIVRADSTALGFEELRGTRFVFTDPLSLTGHAYPASLARTTFRKSGASFASTAFVGSHDRAIRSVEQGLADAAGVDELIFLEWTRRRPAGAPRLRILKTSPDFGMPPVVAALTVSAETRRQWQEALLRLHERPEARRALEQLRIERFERVTAKLYDSARELWRAFK from the coding sequence GTGAAGGTGAACCCGCGGCTCGCCGTCCTCCTGCTGCTGGCCGTGGCCCAGCCGTCCTGCACGCGGCGGCGGGGCGAGGTGGAGGTGGCGAGCTTCGAGGAGCGCGTTCCCACGGCGGCCGTGCGTGCCCCTCGCGGCCTGCGCGTCGCCGTCGCGGCGATGGTCTCGCCCGAGGAGACGACCGGGGCCTACGCCCGCGTGGTTCGCGAGTTCGGCGCCTCCGTCGGTCGCGCCGCGGAGATCATCCACGGCAGGTCCTACAGCGAGGTGAACGCGCGCCTCGCCACGGGGGACCTGGACCTGGCCTTCATCTGTACCGGCGGGTACCTCGAGCTCCTAGAGGAAGGGCGGGGGAGCGACATCCTGCTCGCCGTCCCGCGCGTGGCCGGGCGGACCACCTACCGGTCGGTGGTGATCGTGCGGGCCGATTCGACGGCGCTCGGCTTCGAGGAGCTTCGCGGCACCCGCTTCGTCTTCACCGACCCGCTCTCCCTCACCGGGCACGCCTATCCCGCATCCCTGGCGCGCACCACCTTTCGCAAGAGCGGAGCATCGTTTGCATCCACCGCGTTCGTGGGGAGTCACGACCGGGCCATCCGATCCGTGGAGCAGGGCCTCGCCGACGCGGCAGGGGTGGACGAGCTCATCTTCCTCGAGTGGACGCGGCGCCGCCCCGCGGGAGCGCCCCGCCTGCGCATCCTGAAGACCTCGCCCGACTTCGGCATGCCTCCGGTCGTGGCGGCGCTGACGGTGTCTGCCGAGACCCGGCGGCAGTGGCAAGAGGCGCTCCTCCGGCTCCACGAGCGGCCCGAGGCGCGGCGCGCGCTCGAGCAGCTCCGCATCGAGCGCTTCGAGCGCGTGACGGCGAAACTCTACGACTCGGCCCGCGAGCTCTGGCGCGCGTTCAAATGA